One segment of Anguilla anguilla isolate fAngAng1 chromosome 1, fAngAng1.pri, whole genome shotgun sequence DNA contains the following:
- the dhrs7 gene encoding dehydrogenase/reductase SDR family member 7: MDLSVTSLLCFGALLYVVVQLVRFVRADADFTLLWAVAFGNKPETKLRGKVVWITGASSGIGEELAYQLARLGARLILSARREKELDRVKHCCLSCSTLLEEDILVLPLDLLERDSHEAKMKTAIEHFGNIDVLINNGGRSQRSLFLETRLEVYQALMDLNYLGTVSLTKQVLPHMTQRGTGAVVTVSSVVGLAGAPLATGYSASKHALQGFFNSLRTELTDYPGITISTVCPGPVQSQIVHNAFTEQVDKPVPAAGDQMHKMPTARCAHLILVGIANRIKEMWIANQPFLAFYYAWQYAPTLAWYLTDLLGRKRVQNFKAGLDADSAYFSKPKTS; this comes from the exons ATGGATTTAAGTGTGACGTCCTTGCTGTGCTTCGGCGCTTTGCTTTACGTCGTTGTGCAGCTGGTTCGTTTTGTCCGCGCGGATGCTGATTTCACCTTGCTATGGGCTGTCGCCTTTGGAAACAAACCGG AGACTAAACTACGAGGGAAGGTGGTGTGGATCACTGGGGCCTCCAGTGGTATTGGGGAGGAGCTGGCCTATCAACTGGCCAGACTGGGGGCTCGCCTGATCTTGTCAGCCCGCCGAGAGAAGGAGCTGGACAGGGTGAAGcactgctgtttgt CATGCAGCACCTTGCTAGAAGAGGATATACTTGTTCTTCCTCTTGATTTACTGGAAAGAGATTCCCATGAAGCGAAAATGAAAACCGCCATAGAGCACTTTGGCAAC ATTGATGTCCTGATCAACAATGGAGGGCGCAGCCAGCgttccctgttcctggaaaccCGTTTGGAGGTTTACCAGGCGCTGATGGATCTCAACTACCTGGGCACAGTCTCACTCACCAAGCAGGTCCTGCCACACATGACGCAGCGCGGGACTGGTGCCGTGGTGACGGTCAGCAGCGTGGTGGGTCTGGCGGGGGCGCCACTGGCCACTGGATATTCTGCTAGTAAACATGCTTTGCAG GGTTTCTTCAACTCCCTGCGCACAGAGCTGACCGACTACCCTGGGATCACCATCAGCACAGTGTGTCCAGGGCCAGTGCAGTCTCAAATCGTCCATAATGCATTCACAGAGCAAGTAGACAAG CCCGTGCCTGCAGCCGGGGACCAGATGCACAAGATGCCGACCGCTCGATGTGCCCATCTCATCTTGGTGGGCATCGCCAATCGGATCAAAGAAATGTGGATCGCCAATCAGCCCTTTCTTGCATTTTACTACGCGTGGCAGTATGCACCCACCTTGGCTTGGTACTTAACAGACCTTCTGGGCAGAAAGAGAGTGCAAAACTTCAAGGCAGGACTG gatGCAGACTCTGCTTACTTTTCAAAGCCAAAGACCtcctga
- the ppm1aa gene encoding protein phosphatase 1A isoform X2 has translation MGAFLDKPKMEKHNAHGDGNDLRYGLSSMQGWRVEMEDAHTAVIGLPNGLDPWSFFAVYDGHAGSQVAKYCCEHLLEHITNNPDFKGGDQEPSVESVKSGIRTGFLQIDEHMRAISEKKHGVDRSGSTAVGVMISPKHVYFINCGDSRGLLSRGGKVHFFTQDHKPSNPLEKERIQNAGGSVMIQRVNGSLAVSRALGDFDYKCVHGKGPTEQLVSPEPEVYEIERSESDDEFIVLACDGIWDVMANEELCDFVRSRLEVTDDLEKVCNEIVDTCLYKGSRDNMSVVLICFPGAPKVSPEAVKREAELDKYLESRVEEIIKKQGDEGVPDLVHVMRTLATESIPNLPPGGELASKRSVVEAVYNRLNPYRGDDTDSASADDMW, from the exons ATGGGTGCGTTTTTGGACAAGCCAAAGATGGAGAAGCATAACGCGCACGGGGACGGAAACGACCTGCGCTACGGCCTGAGCAGCATGCAGGGCtggagggtggagatggaggacgCGCACACGGCCGTCATCGGCCTCCCCAACGGACTCGACCCCTGGTCCTTCTTCGCCGTGTACGACGGGCACGCCGGCTCGCAGGTGGCCAAGTACTGCTGCGAGCACCTGCTGGAGCACATCACCAACAACCCCGACTTCAAGGGCGGCGACCAGGAGCCGTCGGTGGAGAGCGTGAAGAGCGGCATCCGCACGGGCTTCCTGCAGATCGACGAGCACATGCGGGCCATCTCCGAGAAGAAGCACGGCGTGGACCGGAGCGGCTCCACGGCCGTCGGGGTGATGATCTCGCCCAAGCACGTCTACTTCATCAACTGCGGGGACTCCCGCGGCCTGCTGAGCCGCGGCGGCAAGGTGCACTTCTTCACGCAGGACCACAAGCCCAGCAACCCGCTGGAGAAGGAGCGCATCCAGAACGCCGGGGGCTCCGTCATGATCCAGCGCGTAAACGGCTCGCTGGCCGTGTCCCGGGCCCTGGGCGACTTTGATTACAAATGCGTGCACGGGAAAGGCCCCACGGAGCAGCTGGTCTCGCCCGAGCCCGAGGTGTATGAGATCGAGAGGTCAGAGTCCGATGACGAGTTCATCGTCCTGGCCTGCGATGGCATCTGGGATGTAATGGCCAACGAGGAACTCTGTGACTTTGTCAGGTCCAGGCTAGAGGTGACGGATGATCTTGAGAAGGTCTGCAATGAGATTGTCGACACTTGTTTGTACAAG GGAAGCCGGGACAACATGAGCGTGGTGTTGATCTGCTTTCCTGGAGCGCCCAAGGTATCTCCAGAAGCTGTGAAGAGAGAGGCGGAGCTGGATAAGTACCTGGAGAGCAGAGTAGAAG AGATCATTAAGAAGCAGGGAGACGAAGGAGTGCCCGACTTAGTCCATGTGATGCGTACATTAGCAACGGAGAGCATCCCAAATCTCCCGCCCGGTGGAGAACTGGCCAGCAA ACGGAGCGTAGTCGAAGCAGTATACAACAGACTCAACCCGTATAGGGGCGATGACACA
- the ppm1aa gene encoding protein phosphatase 1A isoform X1: protein MGAFLDKPKMEKHNAHGDGNDLRYGLSSMQGWRVEMEDAHTAVIGLPNGLDPWSFFAVYDGHAGSQVAKYCCEHLLEHITNNPDFKGGDQEPSVESVKSGIRTGFLQIDEHMRAISEKKHGVDRSGSTAVGVMISPKHVYFINCGDSRGLLSRGGKVHFFTQDHKPSNPLEKERIQNAGGSVMIQRVNGSLAVSRALGDFDYKCVHGKGPTEQLVSPEPEVYEIERSESDDEFIVLACDGIWDVMANEELCDFVRSRLEVTDDLEKVCNEIVDTCLYKGSRDNMSVVLICFPGAPKVSPEAVKREAELDKYLESRVEEIIKKQGDEGVPDLVHVMRTLATESIPNLPPGGELASKRSVVEAVYNRLNPYRGDDTDPIILFFRGFN, encoded by the exons ATGGGTGCGTTTTTGGACAAGCCAAAGATGGAGAAGCATAACGCGCACGGGGACGGAAACGACCTGCGCTACGGCCTGAGCAGCATGCAGGGCtggagggtggagatggaggacgCGCACACGGCCGTCATCGGCCTCCCCAACGGACTCGACCCCTGGTCCTTCTTCGCCGTGTACGACGGGCACGCCGGCTCGCAGGTGGCCAAGTACTGCTGCGAGCACCTGCTGGAGCACATCACCAACAACCCCGACTTCAAGGGCGGCGACCAGGAGCCGTCGGTGGAGAGCGTGAAGAGCGGCATCCGCACGGGCTTCCTGCAGATCGACGAGCACATGCGGGCCATCTCCGAGAAGAAGCACGGCGTGGACCGGAGCGGCTCCACGGCCGTCGGGGTGATGATCTCGCCCAAGCACGTCTACTTCATCAACTGCGGGGACTCCCGCGGCCTGCTGAGCCGCGGCGGCAAGGTGCACTTCTTCACGCAGGACCACAAGCCCAGCAACCCGCTGGAGAAGGAGCGCATCCAGAACGCCGGGGGCTCCGTCATGATCCAGCGCGTAAACGGCTCGCTGGCCGTGTCCCGGGCCCTGGGCGACTTTGATTACAAATGCGTGCACGGGAAAGGCCCCACGGAGCAGCTGGTCTCGCCCGAGCCCGAGGTGTATGAGATCGAGAGGTCAGAGTCCGATGACGAGTTCATCGTCCTGGCCTGCGATGGCATCTGGGATGTAATGGCCAACGAGGAACTCTGTGACTTTGTCAGGTCCAGGCTAGAGGTGACGGATGATCTTGAGAAGGTCTGCAATGAGATTGTCGACACTTGTTTGTACAAG GGAAGCCGGGACAACATGAGCGTGGTGTTGATCTGCTTTCCTGGAGCGCCCAAGGTATCTCCAGAAGCTGTGAAGAGAGAGGCGGAGCTGGATAAGTACCTGGAGAGCAGAGTAGAAG AGATCATTAAGAAGCAGGGAGACGAAGGAGTGCCCGACTTAGTCCATGTGATGCGTACATTAGCAACGGAGAGCATCCCAAATCTCCCGCCCGGTGGAGAACTGGCCAGCAA ACGGAGCGTAGTCGAAGCAGTATACAACAGACTCAACCCGTATAGGGGCGATGACACA